The following are encoded in a window of Miltoncostaea marina genomic DNA:
- a CDS encoding response regulator yields MKAELIEVLLVEDDPGDVMLIKEAFDDKKVGNRLSVVGDGVEAMAFLRREGGYADAARPDLILLDLNLPRKNGREVLAEIKSDPDLSLIPVIVLTTSEAEEDIVRSYQLHANAYITKPVDFDQFAGVVHQIDEFFVGVVKLPSR; encoded by the coding sequence ATGAAGGCCGAGCTCATCGAGGTCCTCCTCGTGGAGGACGACCCCGGCGACGTCATGCTCATCAAGGAGGCCTTCGACGACAAGAAGGTGGGCAACCGCCTCTCGGTCGTCGGCGACGGGGTGGAGGCGATGGCCTTCCTGCGCCGCGAGGGCGGGTACGCCGACGCCGCGCGGCCGGACCTCATCCTGCTCGACCTCAACCTGCCGCGGAAGAACGGCCGCGAGGTGCTGGCCGAGATCAAGAGCGACCCCGACCTGAGCCTCATCCCGGTGATCGTGCTCACGACCTCCGAGGCCGAGGAGGACATCGTGCGCTCGTACCAGCTCCACGCGAACGCGTACATCACGAAGCCGGTCGACTTCGACCAGTTCGCCGGCGTCGTGCACCAGATCGACGAGTTCTTCGTCGGCGTGGTGAAGCTGCCCAGCCGCTGA
- a CDS encoding sensor histidine kinase gives MSLSELRERLRRVPPAAADAVVAAAVALGVSVAIAARQEPDAAEPDALAYLVGVAIAAPLLVRRRRPLGGFLVSAALVMAYHALGYPAIGLAAPLAVGLYSAARAGRALPALAVMLLLEVNGFAYQVLVEGGSLVSVVGSQLMIELLLIAALLLLAEALRSRRAWMDEVTERLRRTEEEREREAQARLEAERRRIAREMHDVLAHTVAVIGVQAGVAAEAVADAPDEARAALGVIREKSREAMAEIRAAVGVLREPGGAAPRAPAPGLARLEDLVGAAEAADLRVEVSVSGRARPLPGAVDLTAYRIVQESLTNVLRHARAGVARVAIGYEPGALVVEVGDDGAGHGGRPPAVGHGLAGMRERAAALGGRLEAGPGDGAGFRVRAWLPTAEGPT, from the coding sequence GTGAGCCTGAGCGAGCTGCGGGAGCGCCTGCGCCGGGTCCCCCCGGCGGCGGCGGACGCCGTCGTGGCGGCGGCGGTGGCCCTCGGCGTGTCGGTCGCGATCGCCGCGCGGCAGGAGCCCGACGCCGCCGAGCCGGACGCGCTGGCCTACCTCGTGGGCGTCGCCATCGCGGCCCCGCTGCTCGTGCGCCGTCGCCGCCCGCTGGGCGGCTTCCTGGTGTCGGCGGCGCTCGTGATGGCCTATCACGCGCTCGGGTACCCGGCGATCGGCCTCGCCGCCCCGCTCGCCGTGGGCCTCTACTCGGCCGCCCGGGCCGGCCGGGCGCTGCCCGCGCTGGCGGTGATGCTGCTGCTGGAGGTGAACGGCTTCGCCTACCAGGTGCTCGTGGAGGGCGGCTCCCTCGTCTCGGTGGTGGGGAGCCAGCTGATGATCGAGCTGCTGCTGATCGCCGCGCTGCTGCTGCTGGCCGAGGCGCTGCGCAGCCGGCGCGCCTGGATGGACGAGGTCACCGAGCGCCTGCGCCGCACGGAGGAGGAGCGCGAGCGCGAGGCGCAGGCGCGCCTGGAGGCCGAGCGGCGGCGCATCGCCCGGGAGATGCACGACGTCCTGGCCCACACGGTCGCCGTGATCGGCGTGCAGGCCGGCGTCGCCGCCGAGGCGGTCGCCGACGCGCCCGACGAGGCGCGCGCCGCCCTGGGCGTCATCCGCGAGAAGAGCCGCGAGGCGATGGCGGAGATCCGCGCCGCCGTGGGCGTCCTGCGCGAGCCCGGGGGGGCGGCGCCGCGCGCGCCCGCGCCGGGCCTCGCCCGCCTGGAGGACCTCGTCGGCGCCGCCGAGGCGGCCGACCTGCGCGTGGAGGTCAGCGTGTCGGGCCGCGCGCGCCCGCTGCCCGGCGCGGTCGACCTGACGGCGTACCGGATCGTGCAGGAGTCGCTGACCAACGTGCTGCGCCACGCCCGCGCGGGCGTGGCGCGGGTGGCGATCGGCTACGAGCCGGGCGCGCTGGTCGTGGAGGTCGGCGACGACGGCGCGGGGCACGGCGGCCGCCCGCCTGCCGTCGGGCACGGCCTGGCGGGCATGCGCGAGCGCGCCGCGGCCCTCGGGGGGCGGCTGGAGGCCGGTCCGGGCGACGGCGCGGGCTTCCGGGTGCGCGCCTGGCTGCCGACCGCGGAGGGCCCGACGTGA
- a CDS encoding response regulator, which yields MSVRVVLADDQTLVRSGLRALLERADDIEVVDEAADGEGAVAAARAHRPDVLLMDIRMPGVDGIEATRRIAADAGLASVRVVMLTTYELDEYVFEALYAGASGFLLKEIEPEELREAVRVVARGDALLAPSVTRRLIREFTAQPGRRRPPPEGLGELTDREREVVALVAQGLSNAAIAERLVISPATAKTHVSRAMTKLHAHDRAQLVVLAYETGLVRPAP from the coding sequence GTGAGCGTGCGGGTCGTGCTCGCCGACGACCAGACGCTCGTGCGCTCGGGCCTGCGCGCCCTGCTCGAGCGGGCCGACGACATCGAGGTCGTCGACGAGGCCGCCGACGGCGAGGGCGCCGTGGCCGCCGCCCGGGCCCACCGCCCCGACGTGCTGCTGATGGACATCCGCATGCCCGGCGTCGACGGCATCGAGGCCACCCGGCGCATCGCGGCCGACGCCGGGCTGGCGTCGGTGCGGGTGGTGATGCTGACCACCTACGAGCTCGACGAGTACGTGTTCGAGGCGCTCTACGCCGGCGCGAGCGGCTTCCTGCTGAAGGAGATCGAGCCGGAGGAGCTGCGCGAGGCCGTCCGCGTGGTGGCCCGGGGCGACGCCCTGCTCGCGCCGAGCGTCACCCGCCGCCTCATCCGGGAGTTCACCGCACAGCCCGGCCGCCGCCGGCCGCCGCCGGAGGGGCTCGGCGAGCTCACCGACCGTGAGCGCGAGGTGGTGGCGCTGGTCGCGCAGGGCCTCTCGAACGCGGCGATCGCCGAGCGGCTCGTGATCAGCCCGGCGACGGCCAAGACCCACGTGAGCCGCGCGATGACCAAGCTGCACGCGCACGACCGCGCCCAGCTCGTGGTGCTGGCCTACGAGACCGGGTTGGTGCGGCCCGCGCCGTAG
- a CDS encoding MMPL family transporter, whose amino-acid sequence MHAHPTPAGGALGALTRAVLRHRRLVAVAWAVLALAGLAAAGPASDALDDDFAMPGSAAYAANERIERALGSGGGSPALAAVVRLPAGAAPGDPAVRADLRALERRLAAALPGARVASYGSLPDDALVGDDGRTTFALAHLPAGAVGAQGAVDPAALAAARGAAAGSRVAGAPVVLTGTPVLQQAAEDEAGGTGVLVETLLAGVAALAVLAFVFASALALVPAVIAAVAIPTSLLAVWGLASLTDVSSIVLFLVSLIGLGIAIDYALLVVTRWREERDAGAGDDEAVAVAMATAGRAVVLSGATVAIGLLAAVALPVPFLRSMAIGGLLVPLVSVAVALTLLPVLLATIGPRADRRRLRRTDRAERHWAAWARLVLRRRWAATAGGLAVLGALAAVAGGMLLGLPEAGSLDSSGPPRAALQALERSGVGAAPLAPVEVLAPAGRAEEVARELGAVEGVRGAIAPQGDGWRAGGLAAIDVLPAVDTNSREGREVVAAVRQRAGELPGVAVGGSTALVEDFVDDVYGAFPLMLGLIAAVTFVLLARAFRSLLLPLKAVALNVLSVVAAWGAMTVVWQHGAGAEAVFGTRAPGSIEFWVPMMVFAFLYGLSMDYEVFILARMREEYDATGSTGEAVVRGIARTGRLVTSAALILFLAFASMATAGPVEVKVLATGLAAGILIDAVVVRALLVPAVVSVMGRWNWWLPRPLGRLLRVPAAASTAGR is encoded by the coding sequence ATGCACGCACACCCGACGCCTGCAGGCGGCGCGCTCGGCGCGCTGACCCGGGCCGTCCTGCGCCACCGGCGCCTCGTGGCGGTGGCGTGGGCGGTCCTGGCGCTGGCCGGCCTGGCCGCCGCCGGCCCGGCCTCCGACGCGCTCGACGACGACTTCGCGATGCCGGGCAGCGCGGCCTACGCCGCCAACGAGCGCATCGAGCGGGCCCTCGGCTCGGGCGGCGGCTCGCCGGCGCTCGCGGCCGTGGTGCGGCTGCCCGCGGGAGCCGCGCCGGGCGACCCGGCGGTGCGCGCCGACCTGCGGGCCCTCGAGCGGCGCCTGGCGGCCGCCCTGCCGGGCGCCCGCGTGGCGTCGTACGGCTCGCTGCCGGACGACGCCCTGGTCGGCGACGACGGCCGCACGACCTTCGCGCTCGCGCACCTGCCGGCCGGCGCCGTGGGCGCGCAGGGCGCGGTCGACCCGGCGGCCCTCGCGGCCGCGAGGGGCGCGGCCGCCGGCTCGCGGGTGGCGGGCGCGCCGGTCGTGCTGACCGGCACGCCCGTGCTGCAGCAGGCGGCCGAGGACGAGGCGGGCGGCACGGGCGTCCTGGTGGAGACGCTGCTGGCCGGCGTCGCGGCGCTCGCCGTGCTGGCGTTCGTCTTCGCCTCGGCGCTCGCCCTCGTGCCGGCGGTGATCGCGGCGGTCGCCATCCCCACGAGCCTGCTCGCGGTCTGGGGGCTCGCCTCGCTGACCGACGTGAGCTCGATCGTGCTGTTCCTGGTCTCGCTGATCGGGCTCGGCATCGCGATCGACTACGCCCTGCTGGTCGTGACCCGCTGGCGCGAGGAGCGCGACGCGGGGGCGGGCGACGACGAGGCCGTGGCGGTCGCGATGGCGACCGCGGGCCGGGCGGTCGTGCTGAGCGGCGCCACCGTGGCGATCGGGCTGCTCGCGGCCGTCGCGCTGCCGGTCCCGTTCCTGCGCTCCATGGCGATCGGCGGCCTGCTGGTCCCGCTCGTGTCGGTGGCCGTCGCCCTCACCCTGCTGCCGGTGCTGCTGGCGACGATCGGCCCACGCGCCGACCGCCGCCGCCTGCGGCGCACGGACCGGGCCGAGCGCCACTGGGCGGCGTGGGCGCGGCTCGTGCTGCGGCGCCGCTGGGCGGCGACGGCCGGCGGCCTGGCCGTGCTCGGCGCGCTGGCGGCGGTGGCGGGCGGCATGCTGCTGGGCCTGCCGGAGGCGGGCTCGCTCGACTCCTCGGGGCCGCCCCGGGCCGCCCTGCAGGCGCTCGAGCGCTCGGGCGTCGGCGCGGCGCCGCTCGCGCCGGTGGAGGTGCTCGCCCCCGCCGGCCGGGCCGAGGAGGTCGCCCGCGAGCTGGGGGCGGTGGAGGGCGTGCGCGGCGCGATCGCGCCGCAGGGGGACGGCTGGCGAGCCGGCGGTCTCGCCGCCATCGACGTGCTGCCGGCGGTCGACACCAACTCCCGCGAGGGGCGCGAGGTCGTCGCGGCGGTGCGCCAGCGCGCCGGTGAGCTGCCCGGCGTGGCGGTGGGCGGCTCCACCGCGTTGGTCGAGGACTTCGTGGACGACGTCTACGGCGCGTTCCCGCTCATGCTCGGCCTGATCGCGGCCGTGACGTTCGTGCTGCTGGCCCGCGCGTTCCGCTCGCTGCTGCTGCCGCTGAAGGCGGTGGCGCTCAACGTGCTCTCGGTGGTCGCCGCGTGGGGCGCGATGACCGTCGTCTGGCAGCACGGCGCCGGCGCGGAGGCGGTCTTCGGCACGCGGGCGCCCGGCTCCATCGAGTTCTGGGTGCCCATGATGGTGTTCGCGTTCCTCTACGGGCTCTCGATGGACTACGAGGTGTTCATCCTCGCCCGCATGCGCGAGGAGTACGACGCCACCGGCTCCACCGGCGAGGCGGTGGTGCGCGGCATCGCGCGCACCGGGCGGCTGGTGACGAGCGCGGCCCTGATCCTGTTCCTGGCGTTCGCCTCCATGGCCACGGCCGGGCCCGTCGAGGTGAAGGTGCTGGCGACGGGCCTCGCCGCCGGGATCCTGATCGACGCCGTGGTGGTGCGCGCGCTGCTCGTGCCCGCCGTCGTCTCGGTGATGGGGCGCTGGAACTGGTGGCTGCCGCGCCCGCTGGGGCGGCTGCTGCGGGTGCCCGCCGCCGCGTCGACCGCGGGCCGGTGA
- a CDS encoding SDR family oxidoreductase, producing the protein MALVAGATRGAGRGIAVALGEAGATVWCTGRTTRDRRSEYDRPETIEETAELVTAAGGTGIAVAVDHLDPAAVEALVARIDREHGRLDVLVNDVWGGEKLFAFDTPLWEHDLADGLRMMRLGLDTHLITSHFALPLLARRPGGLVVEMTDGTRAYNDANYRNSAFYDLVKNAVIRLAFAQARELAPHGCAAVALTPGWLRSEMMLEAFGVTEETWRDAPEPHFAAISESPRFVGRAVAALAADPEVRRRSGGSFSSGELARDYGFTDIDGSRPDCWRYLAEVQDRGLPADPTGYR; encoded by the coding sequence ATCGCCCTCGTGGCCGGCGCCACCCGCGGCGCCGGCCGCGGCATCGCGGTCGCGCTCGGCGAGGCCGGCGCGACCGTCTGGTGCACCGGCCGCACGACCCGCGACCGGCGCTCCGAGTACGACCGCCCGGAGACGATCGAGGAGACCGCCGAGCTGGTCACGGCGGCCGGCGGCACGGGGATCGCCGTGGCGGTCGACCACCTCGACCCGGCCGCTGTCGAGGCGCTCGTGGCGCGCATCGACCGCGAGCACGGGCGGCTCGACGTGCTGGTCAACGACGTCTGGGGCGGCGAGAAGCTGTTCGCGTTCGACACGCCGCTGTGGGAGCACGACCTCGCCGACGGCCTGCGGATGATGCGCCTCGGACTCGACACCCACCTCATCACCAGCCACTTCGCCCTGCCGCTGCTCGCGCGCCGCCCCGGCGGCCTGGTGGTGGAGATGACCGACGGCACCCGCGCCTACAACGACGCCAACTACCGCAACTCCGCCTTCTACGACCTGGTGAAGAACGCGGTCATCCGCCTGGCGTTCGCCCAGGCGCGGGAGCTCGCCCCCCACGGCTGCGCGGCGGTCGCGCTCACCCCCGGCTGGCTGCGCTCGGAGATGATGCTCGAGGCGTTCGGCGTGACCGAGGAGACCTGGCGCGACGCCCCCGAGCCGCACTTCGCGGCGATCTCGGAGAGCCCCCGCTTCGTGGGCCGCGCGGTCGCGGCGCTCGCCGCCGACCCGGAGGTCCGCCGGCGCAGCGGCGGCTCGTTCTCGTCGGGCGAGCTGGCCCGCGACTACGGCTTCACCGACATCGACGGCTCGCGGCCCGACTGCTGGCGCTACCTCGCCGAGGTGCAGGATCGCGGGCTGCCCGCCGACCCCACCGGCTACCGCTGA
- a CDS encoding type I restriction-modification enzyme R subunit C-terminal domain-containing protein, giving the protein MTDGRLAYLTPEARARVEIDRMLDAAGWVVQDYSRADLSAGRGVAVREFVMAPPHGRADYLLFIDGRPAGVIEAKKEGETLTGVAWQTAKYLDGLPDHVTPAIEGVLPFVYQSTGVETRFTNTLDPEPASRQVFWFHRPATLAAALDLRVHPRAPTLRHRLRELPGLDDAALWPAQARAIRNLEESLVAGRPRALIQMATGSGKTFTAANIAYRLIKHADARRILFLVDRANLGRQTLKEFQGFVTPGDGRKFTDLYNVQHLASNTIDPVARVTISTIQRLYSTLRGDPELDQEVDEHSSMELVPADPVPVAYNPALPIEEFDVIIVDECHRSIFGVWRQVIDYFDAFVIGLTATPNKQAFGFFNQNLVMEYSHEQAVADGVNVDFDVYRIRTQITEHGGTIDAGLVTQFRDRQTRRTRWEKLDDEVEYGAEKLDRAVVARDQIRTVIRTFRDRLFTEIFPGRTNVPKTLIFAKDDSHADDIVQIVREEFGRGDDFAVKITYKATGRSTDEMIREFRNSPMPRIAVTVDMIATGTDVRPLECVFFMRSVRSRTYFEQMKGRGVRVIGETDFRVVTSDARAKERFVIVDAVGVTETDLVDTPPMDREPTVPLEALLRRLSFGDRRQEVVSSIAARLARLDRRLTGEDRRDLEGLAGGRTLADIARGIVEATDPDRQIAAAGGEGATADRLATVSRELIDAAVAPLASNPELRERIVEVRRSYEQVIDEFSRDEVIEAGYSKDAADRARATITSFERFIEEHRDEITALQVLYSAPHPQRLTFRQVKELAQAIGRPPHAWTPDRLWAAYEALDGSKVRGSGSRVLADVVSLVRFALHQEDELVPYPERVRERFEAWLLQQENAGRTFTDEQRAWLGRIRDHVAASLGVEVDDFSYTPFVEHGGLGKAAEVFGGELRPLLDELNEALTV; this is encoded by the coding sequence GTGACCGACGGCCGCCTTGCGTACCTGACCCCCGAGGCGCGCGCCCGGGTGGAGATCGACCGCATGCTCGACGCGGCCGGCTGGGTGGTCCAGGACTACTCCCGCGCCGACCTGTCGGCCGGCCGCGGCGTGGCGGTGCGCGAGTTCGTGATGGCGCCCCCGCACGGGCGCGCCGACTACCTCCTGTTCATCGACGGCCGGCCGGCCGGCGTGATCGAGGCCAAGAAGGAGGGCGAGACGCTGACCGGCGTGGCGTGGCAGACGGCGAAGTACCTCGACGGACTGCCCGACCACGTGACGCCGGCGATCGAGGGCGTCCTGCCGTTCGTCTACCAGTCGACCGGCGTCGAGACCCGCTTCACGAACACGCTCGATCCCGAGCCCGCCTCCCGGCAGGTCTTCTGGTTCCACCGGCCGGCGACGCTGGCCGCTGCGCTCGACCTGCGGGTCCACCCGCGTGCGCCGACCCTCCGGCACCGGCTCCGCGAGCTGCCCGGGCTCGACGACGCGGCCCTTTGGCCGGCCCAGGCCCGCGCGATCCGCAACCTCGAGGAGTCGCTCGTCGCGGGCCGCCCGCGCGCGCTGATCCAGATGGCCACCGGGTCGGGGAAGACCTTCACGGCGGCGAACATCGCCTACCGGCTCATCAAGCACGCCGACGCGCGGCGCATCCTGTTCCTGGTCGACCGGGCCAACCTCGGTCGCCAGACGCTGAAGGAGTTCCAGGGCTTCGTCACGCCCGGTGACGGCCGCAAGTTCACCGACCTCTACAACGTCCAGCACCTGGCCTCGAACACCATCGACCCTGTGGCGCGGGTCACGATCTCGACCATCCAGCGCCTCTACTCGACGCTGCGCGGCGATCCCGAGCTGGACCAGGAGGTCGACGAGCACTCCTCCATGGAGCTGGTCCCTGCCGACCCGGTGCCGGTGGCCTACAACCCGGCGCTGCCGATCGAGGAGTTCGACGTGATCATCGTCGACGAGTGCCACCGCTCGATCTTCGGCGTCTGGCGGCAGGTCATCGACTACTTCGACGCCTTCGTGATCGGCCTCACCGCCACGCCGAACAAGCAGGCGTTCGGGTTCTTCAACCAGAACCTGGTCATGGAGTACAGCCACGAGCAGGCGGTGGCCGACGGCGTCAACGTCGACTTCGACGTCTACCGCATCCGCACGCAGATCACCGAGCACGGCGGCACGATCGACGCCGGCCTGGTGACGCAGTTCCGCGACCGCCAGACCCGGCGCACCCGCTGGGAGAAGCTCGACGACGAGGTCGAGTACGGCGCCGAGAAGCTCGACCGGGCGGTGGTGGCCCGCGACCAGATCCGGACCGTCATCCGCACGTTCCGCGACCGCCTGTTCACCGAGATCTTCCCCGGCCGGACCAACGTCCCGAAGACGCTGATCTTCGCGAAGGACGACTCGCACGCCGACGACATCGTCCAGATCGTGCGCGAGGAGTTCGGCCGCGGCGACGACTTCGCCGTGAAGATCACCTACAAGGCGACCGGCCGCTCCACCGACGAGATGATCCGCGAGTTCCGCAACTCACCGATGCCGCGGATCGCGGTCACCGTGGACATGATCGCCACCGGCACCGACGTGCGGCCGCTCGAGTGCGTGTTCTTCATGCGGTCGGTCAGGAGTCGCACCTACTTCGAGCAGATGAAGGGGCGCGGCGTCCGGGTGATCGGCGAGACCGACTTCCGCGTGGTCACCTCGGACGCGCGGGCGAAGGAACGATTCGTGATCGTCGACGCCGTCGGCGTGACCGAGACCGACCTGGTCGACACGCCGCCGATGGACCGCGAGCCGACGGTGCCGCTCGAGGCGCTCCTGCGCCGGCTCTCCTTCGGAGACCGCCGCCAGGAGGTGGTCTCGTCGATCGCCGCGCGCCTCGCGCGGCTCGACCGCCGCCTGACCGGTGAGGACCGCCGCGACTTGGAGGGGCTCGCCGGCGGCCGCACCCTCGCCGACATCGCGCGCGGCATCGTCGAGGCGACCGACCCCGACCGCCAGATCGCGGCGGCGGGCGGCGAGGGCGCCACCGCCGACCGCCTCGCGACGGTCTCGCGGGAGCTGATCGACGCGGCCGTCGCGCCGCTCGCCTCCAATCCCGAGCTGCGCGAGCGCATCGTGGAGGTGCGCCGCTCCTACGAGCAGGTGATCGACGAGTTCTCCCGCGACGAGGTGATTGAGGCCGGCTACTCCAAGGACGCCGCCGACCGCGCCCGGGCGACGATCACCTCGTTCGAGCGCTTCATCGAGGAGCACCGCGACGAGATCACCGCCCTGCAGGTGCTGTACAGCGCGCCCCATCCGCAGCGCCTGACGTTCCGGCAGGTCAAGGAGCTCGCCCAGGCGATCGGCCGCCCGCCGCACGCCTGGACCCCGGACCGCCTCTGGGCCGCCTACGAGGCGCTCGACGGGTCGAAGGTGCGCGGCTCCGGATCGCGGGTCCTCGCCGACGTCGTCTCGCTGGTGCGCTTCGCCCTCCACCAGGAGGACGAGCTCGTGCCCTACCCCGAGCGGGTGCGCGAGCGCTTCGAGGCCTGGCTACTCCAGCAGGAGAACGCCGGGCGCACGTTCACCGACGAGCAGCGGGCCTGGCTGGGGCGCATCCGCGACCACGTCGCCGCCTCGCTCGGCGTGGAGGTCGACGACTTCTCGTACACCCCGTTCGTGGAGCACGGCGGGCTCGGGAAGGCGGCCGAGGTCTTCGGCGGCGAGCTGCGCCCGCTGCTCGATGAGCTGAACGAGGCGCTCACCGTATGA
- a CDS encoding restriction endonuclease subunit S — MSGLPPGWVLARLDDCCAVTLGQSPPGRSFNTEGNGFPFFQGKAEFGALKPTVRKWTTEAIRLAEEDAVLLSVRAPVGPVNLAPSDCAVGRGLAALSPLGGIDSRYLLYGMRATAHLLARQATGSTFPAVNGHQVRGHPLPMAPLVEQRRIVAAIEEQFSRLDSADGSLLAAKARLELLRSTVMGVTTREDWPWTMLGEIADVVGGVTKDSKRQLDPRFVEVPYLRVANVQRGFLDLATVTTIRVAPERAAALELLPGDVLFNEGGDRDKLGRGAVWNGELPGCIHQNHVFRARLAEGFEPKFVSLHGNTFGRRWFEKNGRQTTNLASISLGVLRRFPVPAPPLDEQRRIVDEVEARLSVIDDMLAAIDGATGRSAALRRAILECAFRGELVSQDPSDEPASVLLERIRAERAAAPPRRRRAARAPARTG; from the coding sequence ATGAGTGGGCTGCCACCGGGGTGGGTCTTGGCAAGGCTCGACGACTGCTGCGCGGTGACGCTGGGGCAGTCGCCTCCGGGACGATCATTCAATACGGAGGGGAACGGCTTCCCGTTCTTTCAAGGCAAGGCGGAGTTCGGCGCCCTGAAGCCCACCGTGAGAAAGTGGACGACCGAGGCTATTCGCCTGGCTGAGGAGGATGCGGTCCTGCTCTCCGTCCGTGCGCCAGTCGGGCCCGTCAACCTGGCTCCGAGTGACTGTGCCGTCGGGCGCGGCCTGGCGGCGCTGTCCCCGCTTGGTGGCATCGATAGCCGGTACCTGCTCTACGGCATGCGCGCGACTGCCCACCTGTTGGCGCGACAAGCTACGGGCAGCACCTTCCCGGCCGTCAACGGTCATCAGGTGCGTGGGCATCCGTTGCCGATGGCACCGTTAGTAGAGCAGCGACGGATCGTCGCGGCGATCGAGGAGCAGTTCTCGCGGCTCGACTCCGCGGACGGCTCGCTCCTGGCCGCCAAAGCGCGACTCGAGCTCCTTCGATCAACGGTCATGGGGGTCACGACCCGCGAGGACTGGCCATGGACGATGCTCGGCGAGATCGCCGATGTCGTCGGCGGTGTGACCAAGGACTCGAAGCGTCAGTTGGACCCCCGCTTCGTGGAAGTACCGTATCTGCGAGTCGCGAACGTGCAGCGTGGGTTCCTCGACCTGGCAACGGTCACCACGATCCGCGTCGCTCCCGAGCGGGCGGCGGCACTGGAACTCTTGCCTGGTGACGTGCTCTTCAACGAGGGCGGTGACCGCGACAAGCTCGGGCGGGGTGCGGTTTGGAACGGAGAGCTCCCCGGGTGCATCCACCAGAACCATGTCTTCCGCGCCCGCCTGGCGGAGGGGTTCGAGCCGAAGTTCGTCTCCCTGCACGGCAACACCTTCGGCCGCCGCTGGTTCGAAAAGAATGGCCGGCAGACGACGAATCTGGCGTCGATCAGTCTCGGGGTCCTCCGTCGGTTCCCCGTTCCGGCCCCGCCGCTCGACGAGCAACGTCGCATCGTGGACGAGGTCGAGGCTCGGCTTTCGGTGATCGACGACATGCTTGCAGCGATCGACGGCGCGACCGGGCGGAGCGCCGCCCTCCGCCGCGCGATCCTCGAGTGCGCCTTCCGTGGCGAGCTGGTTTCCCAGGACCCGTCCGACGAGCCGGCCTCTGTCCTGCTGGAGCGCATCCGCGCGGAACGGGCGGCTGCGCCGCCGCGCCGCCGTCGCGCGGCCCGAGCGCCGGCCCGGACGGGCTGA
- a CDS encoding DUF4258 domain-containing protein, which produces MRFSRHARNGMRLYRVTERDVEGIVANPAETGQDERGNDVFVGFVDGRRIRVVLAADDPGFVITVHERRA; this is translated from the coding sequence ATGCGGTTCAGCAGGCACGCCCGCAACGGGATGCGGCTGTATCGCGTCACCGAGCGCGACGTGGAGGGCATCGTGGCGAACCCCGCTGAGACGGGCCAAGATGAGCGGGGCAACGACGTGTTCGTCGGGTTCGTCGACGGACGGAGGATCCGGGTCGTGTTGGCGGCCGACGACCCCGGCTTCGTGATCACGGTGCACGAGAGGAGGGCGTGA